The following proteins come from a genomic window of Chryseobacterium glaciei:
- a CDS encoding response regulator transcription factor, producing the protein MKKIVLIEDETSVVSFIKKGLQENGYEVSVAFDGRTGVQLVQSNDFDLVILDIMLPEMNGLDVCKEIRKTNKHVPILFLTALGTSENIVLGLESGGDDYLVKPFKFIELVARVKSLLRRSNNSPAQEIVEPEIDNEHVFQFSDLIVNDYTKKVTRAGEDISLTSTEYKLLLYFLNNPEKVISRAEILDAVWGVNYELGTNVVDVYVNYLRKKLDHKEDNKLIHTVIGMGYVLKKP; encoded by the coding sequence ATGAAAAAAATTGTTCTGATTGAAGATGAAACCAGCGTTGTATCTTTTATAAAAAAAGGATTGCAGGAAAATGGGTATGAAGTTTCGGTGGCTTTCGACGGTCGTACCGGAGTGCAGTTGGTGCAATCAAACGATTTTGATCTAGTGATTTTAGACATTATGTTACCGGAAATGAACGGTTTAGACGTCTGTAAAGAGATCAGAAAAACGAATAAACATGTCCCGATCCTTTTTTTAACGGCATTGGGGACTTCCGAAAACATCGTTCTTGGCCTGGAAAGCGGCGGAGATGATTATCTGGTAAAACCTTTTAAGTTTATAGAATTGGTTGCGCGAGTAAAGTCATTATTAAGAAGAAGTAATAACAGTCCGGCTCAGGAAATTGTTGAACCTGAAATTGATAATGAACATGTTTTTCAATTTTCAGATTTAATTGTTAATGATTATACTAAAAAAGTGACCCGCGCAGGCGAGGATATTTCGTTGACTTCTACAGAATATAAATTGTTGCTGTATTTTCTCAATAATCCTGAAAAAGTGATTTCCAGAGCAGAAATTCTGGATGCGGTTTGGGGCGTGAACTATGAGTTGGGAACCAATGTGGTAGATGTTTATGTGAATTATTTAAGAAAAAAACTGGATCATAAAGAAGATAATAAATTGATACATACCGTCATAGGAATGGGATATGTGTTGAAAAAGCCTTAA
- a CDS encoding sensor histidine kinase — MFNKVVTNQTKTMVLLMLVFTAIILLFSGLVYFSIVNFSHQRFYELLKIRTTTIVQIEKSKDHLDLPENYVLNSSNDEELPMERDYVFAVPEDSNFKKISQEVHIPDYFFKNIVKKGEANYNDKEFYYIGQSFKSDDKEYIAIASAKNHYVVYYLGFLKRTLITCIVLSLFFSMIFSFYLSKTLFKPILKITGKVKDISSENLHLRLESQPDNKELNELVETFNDMLNRIETSFETQNHLIGNVSHELRTPLTSIMGEADVALSISRTGDEYKETLEIILDEAEKLDKKIKALLMIAQTGFDGKIQKMDKVRIDQLLWDVIETLRKIDTRNNIYLDISMLPDNPKKLKVQGNEQLLHLAVTNIIQNGCKYSNFQQVKVSLGATDTDVYIIIKDNGIGIPQEEMNKIYDPFFRASNTKNYEGYGIGLPLARNIVRMHNGELIVSSHENQGTTVQIRFPNFYSTQQEEKLV; from the coding sequence ATGTTTAATAAAGTTGTTACAAATCAGACCAAAACGATGGTGCTTTTAATGTTGGTTTTTACTGCCATTATATTGCTGTTCAGTGGATTGGTGTATTTTTCGATTGTCAACTTTTCGCATCAGAGGTTTTATGAATTGCTTAAAATCCGAACGACAACAATTGTTCAGATTGAAAAAAGTAAGGATCATCTCGATCTTCCTGAAAACTACGTCCTGAATAGCTCGAACGATGAAGAACTTCCGATGGAAAGAGATTATGTTTTTGCTGTTCCAGAGGATTCTAATTTTAAGAAAATTTCCCAAGAAGTACATATTCCCGACTATTTTTTCAAAAATATTGTCAAAAAAGGAGAGGCAAACTACAATGATAAAGAGTTTTATTATATCGGGCAGTCGTTTAAATCTGATGATAAAGAATATATCGCGATAGCTTCCGCAAAAAACCATTATGTGGTTTATTATTTAGGCTTTTTAAAACGAACATTAATAACTTGTATAGTTCTTTCGCTTTTCTTTAGTATGATTTTCTCTTTTTATTTATCTAAAACTTTATTTAAGCCTATTTTAAAAATTACAGGAAAAGTAAAAGATATTAGTTCAGAAAATCTACACTTAAGATTAGAATCTCAACCTGATAATAAAGAATTGAATGAGTTGGTGGAAACCTTTAACGATATGTTGAATCGTATCGAAACCTCATTTGAAACTCAAAATCATTTAATTGGAAATGTCTCTCACGAGTTGAGAACGCCCTTGACTTCGATTATGGGTGAAGCAGATGTTGCGCTTTCGATCAGCAGAACCGGCGATGAATACAAGGAAACTTTAGAAATTATTTTAGATGAAGCCGAAAAATTAGACAAAAAGATCAAGGCTTTATTGATGATCGCTCAAACCGGATTTGATGGAAAGATCCAGAAAATGGATAAAGTCCGCATCGATCAATTGCTTTGGGATGTTATCGAAACATTGAGAAAAATTGATACTCGAAATAATATCTACCTGGATATAAGTATGTTACCTGATAATCCTAAAAAATTAAAAGTTCAGGGTAACGAACAGTTGTTGCATCTTGCGGTTACCAATATTATTCAGAATGGCTGTAAATATTCTAATTTTCAGCAGGTTAAAGTTTCACTAGGAGCTACGGATACCGATGTTTATATCATTATAAAAGACAACGGGATCGGTATTCCTCAAGAGGAAATGAACAAGATCTATGATCCATTTTTCAGGGCTTCAAATACAAAAAACTACGAAGGCTATGGAATTGGACTTCCATTAGCCCGAAACATTGTAAGAATGCATAACGGCGAATTGATTGTCAGTTCTCATGAAAATCAGGGAACGACTGTTCAAATTCGTTTTCCAAATTTCTACAGTACTCAGCAGGAGGAAAAATTAGTATAA
- a CDS encoding YoaK family protein has translation MLRNYSNSRTLGDNIRLGTLTAFTAGTINIASLLIFLSFTSNVTGHYAILAAEISKGNWAQVAVVGGWIFLFFFGGFVSNFIVINFNKKSKYFAHSMPIVLEILCLLFVGVYGQFFYRRTLEETEFLVSLMLFATGLQNGLTASISNFSVKTTHLTGTTTDLGILFSMFTQKKFRKNGELIARAKLLTSIMFAYVLGAVFSGLTYYYLEFRVFYVISLCLLVVIGYDMYKIHIRHFKTQYRYSKIFKKPNLVAYLYDKIHGIPEIKEKRQEKRKLVFED, from the coding sequence ATGTTAAGAAATTATAGTAACAGCAGGACATTGGGAGACAACATCAGGTTGGGGACGCTGACTGCCTTCACGGCGGGGACTATAAATATAGCATCTCTATTAATATTTCTCTCTTTTACCTCAAACGTAACGGGACATTACGCCATTTTGGCGGCAGAAATAAGCAAAGGAAACTGGGCACAGGTTGCAGTCGTGGGAGGCTGGATCTTTCTGTTCTTTTTCGGTGGATTTGTATCCAATTTTATTGTCATTAATTTCAATAAAAAAAGTAAATATTTTGCACACTCAATGCCGATCGTATTAGAAATACTGTGTTTATTGTTTGTTGGAGTTTACGGACAGTTTTTCTATCGAAGAACACTAGAAGAAACGGAATTTTTGGTGTCATTAATGCTTTTTGCAACCGGTTTGCAGAATGGTTTAACGGCAAGTATATCAAACTTTTCCGTAAAAACAACCCACCTTACGGGAACAACCACCGATTTGGGAATACTTTTCTCGATGTTTACCCAGAAAAAGTTTAGAAAAAACGGAGAATTGATTGCAAGAGCAAAACTACTAACGAGCATTATGTTTGCTTATGTTTTGGGAGCGGTTTTCTCGGGATTAACGTATTATTATCTTGAATTCAGGGTATTTTATGTGATTAGTTTGTGTCTTTTGGTGGTGATTGGATATGATATGTATAAAATTCATATCAGACACTTTAAAACACAATATCGATATAGTAAAATTTTTAAAAAGCCGAACCTTGTGGCTTATTTATATGACAAGATCCACGGAATTCCGGAAATAAAAGAAAAAAGACAAGAAAAAAGAAAATTGGTGTTTGAGGATTAA
- the mutL gene encoding DNA mismatch repair endonuclease MutL has product MSDIIQLLPDHVANQIAAGEVVQRPASIVKELLENAIDADASKIELIIRDAGKNLIQVVDDGKGMSETDARMAFERHATSKIKGTEDIFKIATKGFRGEALASIAAVSQVELKTKQREAGIGTNIYIEGGVFQFQDPAQTAEGSNFLVKNLFYNVPARRKFLKNNNIEFRHVIDEFQRVALAHENLEFSLFHDDDPVFRLRKGSQMQRIVDIFGRKLQPQLIPIKEDIIWCKLHGFVAKPEGAKKTRGEQFLFVNGRYFKSPYFNKAVQEAFEGLLLPGYIPTFFLFLDLDPEKIDVNIHPQKTEVKFEDEHLIFALLRSTIKRSLGIYNVAPSLDFEKDPQLDQMMQKAFPSKANSINVKMPEIVVDKDYNPFLEERVVKQAEIQNLAEMYHQNIAAEPSKINLFEDEDFDEDLMRLPNGYWLFNKGDRTLMLDLGRMHRLMVSEVNKPTRKGTTNGHALLFSLEYHMNETEKNKYKSIKKFLPELGFDTKVAHENVLRIDAVPEGLKETQVMKFLEDLFDILEYKTEDEFLHFYNNQWNKMQSKSRFDFIYKKDAEQLIKDFTALGFPEFLPNGKRCFYEVPFNDFKNKF; this is encoded by the coding sequence ATGTCAGATATTATTCAACTTTTACCGGATCATGTAGCCAACCAAATTGCGGCAGGGGAAGTGGTGCAGAGACCTGCGTCCATAGTGAAAGAACTTTTGGAGAATGCTATAGATGCAGATGCTAGCAAAATTGAGCTTATCATCAGAGATGCCGGAAAAAATCTGATACAGGTTGTAGACGATGGAAAAGGAATGTCTGAGACCGATGCAAGAATGGCTTTCGAAAGACATGCGACCTCCAAGATCAAAGGAACCGAAGATATATTTAAAATTGCAACAAAAGGTTTCCGTGGTGAAGCGTTGGCTTCCATTGCGGCAGTTTCTCAGGTTGAGTTAAAGACTAAGCAGAGAGAAGCGGGAATCGGAACTAATATTTACATTGAAGGCGGAGTTTTCCAATTTCAGGATCCTGCGCAAACTGCTGAAGGTTCTAATTTTTTAGTTAAAAATTTGTTCTACAACGTTCCTGCAAGAAGAAAATTCCTTAAAAATAATAATATTGAATTCCGTCATGTGATCGATGAATTCCAGCGTGTGGCTTTGGCTCATGAAAATCTGGAATTTTCTTTATTTCATGATGATGATCCTGTTTTTAGATTAAGAAAGGGAAGTCAGATGCAGCGTATCGTTGATATTTTTGGACGAAAATTGCAACCGCAGCTTATTCCAATCAAAGAAGATATTATTTGGTGTAAACTTCACGGATTTGTCGCTAAACCAGAAGGAGCAAAGAAAACAAGAGGTGAACAGTTTCTTTTTGTGAATGGAAGATATTTTAAAAGTCCATATTTCAATAAAGCAGTTCAGGAAGCGTTCGAAGGATTACTTTTACCGGGATACATTCCTACGTTTTTTCTTTTCTTAGATCTTGATCCTGAAAAAATCGACGTTAATATTCATCCGCAGAAAACAGAAGTTAAATTCGAGGACGAGCATCTTATTTTTGCTTTGCTTCGATCAACCATAAAAAGATCTTTAGGAATTTATAACGTTGCACCGAGTCTGGATTTTGAAAAAGATCCGCAATTGGATCAGATGATGCAGAAAGCATTTCCAAGCAAGGCAAACAGTATCAATGTTAAAATGCCGGAGATTGTTGTAGATAAAGATTACAATCCGTTTTTAGAAGAAAGAGTGGTAAAACAAGCCGAAATTCAAAATTTGGCGGAAATGTATCACCAAAATATCGCTGCAGAACCTTCAAAAATTAATTTGTTTGAAGATGAGGATTTTGATGAAGATCTAATGAGACTTCCGAACGGATATTGGCTCTTCAACAAAGGCGACAGAACGTTGATGCTGGATTTGGGAAGAATGCACAGATTAATGGTTTCAGAAGTCAATAAACCGACAAGAAAAGGAACAACAAACGGGCACGCTCTTCTTTTCTCTTTGGAATATCATATGAACGAAACGGAGAAGAATAAGTATAAATCAATTAAAAAATTCCTTCCGGAGCTTGGTTTTGACACGAAGGTTGCTCACGAAAATGTGTTAAGAATTGATGCCGTTCCTGAAGGATTGAAAGAAACACAGGTCATGAAATTCCTTGAAGATCTGTTTGATATTTTAGAATACAAAACGGAAGACGAATTTTTACATTTCTATAATAATCAATGGAATAAAATGCAGTCTAAATCCAGATTTGATTTTATATATAAAAAAGATGCGGAACAATTAATAAAAGACTTCACTGCATTAGGCTTCCCTGAGTTTTTACCCAACGGGAAAAGATGTTTTTATGAAGTTCCGTTCAATGATTTTAAGAATAAATTTTAA
- a CDS encoding rhomboid family intramembrane serine protease, with protein sequence MFNNIPPITRNIIIINVIVFAVTFLLKDQLTGYLAAFYPFSPFFHSWQIITHMFMHGSFMHILFNMLTLYSFGPILEQSLGERKYLILYFVSGLGAFFLYNLWNFVEVQQITHQLEQLGFNVSAYLSGAQGVFSGGAESVLKQRELVGDLNNIMGTPMVGASGAIFGVIAAFATLYPDSKIMIMFIPVPVKVKYILPVILVVSVFLGISGNVGGIAHFAHVGGALVGFLLAWIWKKHLYRFN encoded by the coding sequence ATGTTTAATAATATACCTCCAATTACAAGAAATATTATCATTATAAATGTGATTGTATTTGCTGTGACATTTTTATTAAAAGATCAACTTACGGGTTATCTTGCTGCTTTTTATCCGTTTTCACCGTTTTTCCACTCTTGGCAGATTATCACTCATATGTTTATGCATGGAAGTTTTATGCATATTTTATTTAATATGTTGACATTGTATAGTTTCGGGCCGATATTAGAGCAGAGTTTGGGTGAAAGAAAATATCTGATCCTTTATTTTGTAAGTGGATTGGGTGCTTTTTTCCTTTATAATTTGTGGAATTTTGTTGAAGTTCAGCAGATCACTCATCAATTAGAACAATTAGGATTTAATGTAAGTGCTTATTTGTCCGGAGCTCAAGGAGTTTTTAGTGGAGGGGCAGAATCTGTTCTTAAACAAAGAGAATTGGTTGGGGATCTTAATAATATTATGGGAACTCCTATGGTTGGTGCATCTGGAGCAATTTTTGGAGTGATAGCCGCTTTTGCAACGCTATATCCGGATTCAAAAATCATGATTATGTTTATTCCTGTTCCGGTTAAAGTAAAGTATATTTTACCGGTAATCCTTGTCGTTTCTGTGTTTTTAGGTATTTCTGGAAACGTAGGAGGTATTGCTCACTTTGCACATGTCGGAGGAGCTTTGGTAGGATTTTTGTTAGCATGGATCTGGAAAAAACATTTATACAGATTCAACTAA
- a CDS encoding endonuclease/exonuclease/phosphatase family protein, whose product MKVLRLIFLILHVGIFLLLLGMLLNAYVPPKIFPWFNLLSLGFPILMVAYVLLIFFWIFSWKKRAFVFMLLGLIFTNPVKRWVNFSLDKKEIANLKILSFNAKGGLNGMEKIDDYVNSSNADLVFLQEKGGKEYHFNGLKNTSGNYIVSVFTKYKVIDQKELIKSDYFDNNAYATQTDIEIKGKIYRFINVYLQPFKFEKAMVRLDGNSDEDEEKLKNVVKRLIPTFKMHQDQVADIKKGIENSPYPVILLGDLNSVPNSYEYYHLSEGLQDAFLEVGKGSGTSFHDYKFPLRIDYIFTSKSIQPITYKVDRSVKISDHYPVVATFKLD is encoded by the coding sequence GTGAAAGTTCTTCGTCTCATATTTTTAATACTGCATGTCGGGATATTCCTTCTTTTATTGGGAATGTTGTTGAATGCATATGTTCCGCCAAAGATATTTCCTTGGTTTAATTTATTATCATTAGGATTTCCGATTTTAATGGTTGCTTATGTTTTGTTGATCTTTTTCTGGATTTTCAGTTGGAAAAAAAGAGCCTTTGTTTTTATGTTATTGGGATTGATTTTTACAAATCCGGTAAAAAGATGGGTGAATTTTTCTTTAGATAAAAAAGAAATTGCCAATCTCAAGATCTTATCTTTTAATGCAAAAGGAGGATTGAATGGAATGGAAAAGATTGATGATTATGTAAATTCTTCCAACGCAGATTTAGTTTTCTTACAAGAAAAGGGAGGTAAAGAATATCATTTTAATGGCTTAAAAAATACAAGCGGAAATTATATTGTTTCCGTATTTACAAAATATAAAGTTATTGATCAGAAGGAACTTATTAAAAGCGATTATTTCGATAACAATGCCTACGCAACGCAAACAGATATTGAAATAAAGGGAAAAATATATCGGTTTATCAATGTTTATCTTCAACCCTTTAAGTTTGAAAAAGCGATGGTAAGGCTCGATGGAAACAGCGATGAAGATGAGGAAAAACTGAAAAATGTTGTAAAAAGATTGATACCAACCTTTAAAATGCACCAGGATCAGGTTGCAGATATTAAAAAAGGAATCGAAAATTCTCCTTATCCTGTAATTCTGTTGGGAGATCTTAATTCTGTTCCCAATTCTTACGAATATTATCATCTTTCAGAAGGTTTGCAAGATGCTTTTCTGGAGGTAGGAAAGGGAAGTGGAACAAGCTTTCACGATTATAAATTTCCATTAAGAATTGATTATATTTTCACCTCAAAATCAATACAGCCAATTACTTATAAAGTTGACCGTTCGGTGAAAATTTCTGATCATTATCCGGTTGTGGCTACCTTTAAATTAGACTAG
- a CDS encoding endonuclease/exonuclease/phosphatase family protein, whose translation MKPSQILLFFHIVIIVLLLSTLGNAWIPPNLFGNLNLLSLGFPYLVFIHILLTLVWVIKRKKIAIAFVLSTFIFYNPIRRWVNFTPKNENSKSIRDIKVLTFNVKYGDFGWDKVKKYISDQDADIILVQERDTKTALRDDLIKYPSVILKTKHKIVRQENLVEEKDRGNSFYADIDINGKIIRVVNVYLEPFRLHKSMLSFDGFGKEGGKISTLLSHMIPTFKAHEDQIRRIRKAVDLSPYPVILAGDFNSVPNSYEYYNLGKDLQDAFLSAGSGSSSSFYDYKVPLRIDYIFSSKSIIPLSYKVDNSVKLSDHYPVIAEFLLN comes from the coding sequence ATGAAGCCGAGCCAGATCCTGTTGTTTTTCCATATTGTAATCATTGTTTTACTGCTATCCACATTAGGAAATGCATGGATTCCACCCAACCTGTTTGGCAACCTTAATCTGCTTTCTCTGGGATTTCCTTATCTTGTATTTATACATATTTTATTAACGCTGGTCTGGGTTATCAAAAGAAAAAAAATTGCTATTGCTTTTGTTTTAAGCACATTTATTTTTTACAATCCAATCAGGAGATGGGTGAATTTTACCCCTAAAAATGAAAATTCAAAATCAATAAGAGATATTAAGGTTTTGACTTTCAATGTTAAATATGGTGATTTTGGATGGGATAAAGTGAAAAAATATATTTCAGATCAGGATGCGGATATTATTTTGGTTCAGGAAAGAGATACGAAAACGGCTTTGAGAGATGATTTAATCAAATATCCTTCTGTAATTTTAAAAACCAAACACAAAATCGTAAGACAGGAAAATCTTGTTGAAGAAAAAGATCGCGGAAATTCATTCTACGCAGATATTGACATCAACGGAAAGATTATCAGAGTTGTAAATGTTTATTTGGAACCTTTCAGACTTCATAAATCAATGCTTTCATTTGACGGATTTGGTAAGGAAGGAGGAAAGATAAGTACACTTCTTTCTCATATGATTCCTACTTTTAAAGCACACGAAGATCAAATCAGAAGAATCAGAAAAGCGGTAGATTTATCGCCTTATCCTGTGATTTTAGCGGGAGATTTTAACTCTGTTCCTAATTCTTATGAATATTATAATTTAGGAAAAGATCTTCAGGATGCATTTTTATCTGCCGGAAGCGGAAGTTCTTCAAGTTTTTATGATTATAAAGTGCCTTTGAGAATTGATTATATTTTCAGTTCAAAATCAATTATTCCTTTAAGCTATAAAGTGGATAATTCTGTGAAATTATCGGATCACTATCCTGTAATTGCGGAATTTCTGCTAAATTAG
- a CDS encoding GH3 auxin-responsive promoter family protein, whose protein sequence is MATKALFNTVVNWFIRQRIDQIQNFMDHPIETQKGILFSQLFHSEDTEYGKKYGFNSISSYQDFKNKVPIVTYEDFEPYIERARQGHKDVSWPGYIKHFAKSSGTTNAKSKYIPISAESLEYCHMKAGKDMVSIYANNHPENQLFTNKNLRLGGSSELYADFNTKFGDLSAILIDNLPFWVEITTTPSKKVSLMGEWESKLKAITSEVKNEDVGSILGVPSWMMVLLQRVLNETEVKNISELWPNLEVFFHGGISFKPYKEQFQQIIGKKINYYEIYNASEGFFGIQDRPDSDEMLLMLDYGIFYEFIPMDEFHFSNPKVVSLEDVEVGKNYAMVITTNGGLWRYLIGDTVVFTSINPFRIKITGRTKHYINAFGEELMITNVESAISKACQTTGASITDFTGAPVFMKENEGGAHEWIFEFSEKPSNLDHFIDCFDQHLKTVNSDYEAKRYNNLTLKRPIVHIAKPNLFYCWLESKGKLGGQNKVPRLSNDREYIDPLLELNK, encoded by the coding sequence ATGGCAACGAAAGCACTCTTCAATACTGTGGTCAACTGGTTCATCCGCCAAAGGATAGACCAGATACAGAATTTTATGGATCATCCTATTGAAACACAGAAAGGGATTTTATTCTCTCAATTGTTTCATTCTGAGGATACTGAGTACGGTAAAAAGTATGGCTTTAATTCCATTTCAAGTTATCAGGACTTTAAAAATAAAGTTCCGATCGTTACCTATGAAGATTTTGAACCTTATATTGAAAGAGCAAGGCAGGGTCATAAAGACGTAAGTTGGCCGGGCTACATCAAACATTTTGCGAAATCTTCGGGTACAACAAACGCGAAAAGCAAATACATTCCTATTTCTGCGGAGAGTTTAGAATACTGTCACATGAAAGCAGGAAAAGATATGGTTTCTATTTACGCCAATAATCATCCTGAAAATCAACTTTTTACCAATAAAAATTTACGTTTAGGCGGAAGTTCAGAATTATACGCTGATTTTAACACAAAATTTGGCGATTTATCTGCAATTTTAATCGATAATTTGCCTTTTTGGGTAGAAATTACCACGACTCCAAGTAAAAAGGTTTCCTTGATGGGCGAATGGGAAAGCAAGCTTAAAGCGATCACTTCTGAGGTTAAAAATGAAGATGTAGGAAGTATTTTGGGTGTTCCAAGTTGGATGATGGTTCTTTTGCAGAGAGTTTTAAATGAAACTGAGGTTAAGAATATTTCAGAATTATGGCCAAATCTGGAAGTCTTTTTCCACGGCGGAATTAGCTTTAAACCTTACAAAGAACAATTCCAGCAGATCATTGGAAAGAAAATCAATTACTACGAAATTTACAACGCTTCTGAGGGCTTCTTCGGAATTCAGGACAGACCTGACAGTGACGAAATGCTACTAATGTTGGATTACGGTATTTTCTATGAATTTATCCCGATGGATGAGTTCCATTTTTCCAATCCAAAAGTCGTAAGCTTAGAAGATGTTGAAGTTGGCAAAAACTACGCGATGGTGATTACTACCAACGGCGGTTTATGGAGATATTTGATTGGGGATACGGTTGTTTTTACTTCAATTAATCCTTTCAGAATTAAAATTACGGGAAGAACGAAACATTATATTAATGCTTTCGGGGAAGAACTGATGATCACCAATGTAGAATCAGCTATTTCTAAAGCCTGCCAAACTACAGGAGCCAGTATCACCGACTTCACAGGAGCCCCAGTTTTCATGAAAGAAAATGAAGGCGGTGCTCATGAGTGGATCTTTGAGTTCAGTGAAAAACCGAGCAATTTGGATCATTTTATCGACTGTTTTGATCAGCATTTGAAAACCGTCAATTCAGATTATGAAGCCAAAAGGTATAATAATTTGACACTAAAAAGACCAATTGTGCATATTGCCAAGCCGAACCTATTTTATTGCTGGCTGGAATCCAAAGGGAAACTGGGCGGACAAAATAAAGTCCCAAGATTAAGCAACGACAGAGAATACATCGATCCTTTATTGGAACTGAATAAATAA